The following are encoded together in the Deinococcus soli (ex Cha et al. 2016) genome:
- a CDS encoding long-chain-fatty-acid--CoA ligase has product MTQPALSQPWLAHYEAGVPHTFRPSGLTLPQLLERTAQKYPDRVALSFVGATTSYRDLWQQVQRFASGLQKMGVQPGDRVSIMLPNTPQFVVAFYGTLLAGAVAVNTSPMYTPSELEHQLQDSGSETLVIFDSFYPRYAEIQSRVNVRRVLVTGVQDALSFPKNLLYPVKAKREGTWVNVPFGERVLSMRKVIASQTPTPQPVTLNADDVALLQYTGGTTGVPKGAMLTHGNLVSNCEQARCWMTDLREGQETTLASIPFFHVYGMTVAMNLSVLIGATIVLIPNPRDLPMTLKAVQQTRATLFPAVPTLYNAINNHPDTPKYDLTSIRACISGSAPLLIETARKFREITNGANLVEGYGLTEASPCTHTNPIYGEQREGSIGIPFPGVHAIVVGDDGQMVAPGEVGELWIAGPMIMKGYWQKPDETAKTLVQAHGLTWLMTGDMATMDPDGYFRIVDRKKDLIIAGGFNIYPREVEEALISHPAVLEAAAVGLPDAYRGESVHAVVALKPGATATEGDIIAHCREILSAYKVPRSVEFRAELPKTAAMKILRRQLAQEARDAQKAKSA; this is encoded by the coding sequence ATGACGCAACCTGCCCTCTCCCAGCCCTGGCTCGCCCACTACGAAGCTGGCGTGCCCCACACCTTCCGCCCCAGCGGCCTGACCCTCCCGCAGCTGCTCGAACGCACCGCCCAGAAGTACCCGGACCGCGTGGCCCTGAGCTTCGTGGGGGCCACCACCAGCTACCGCGACCTGTGGCAGCAGGTGCAGCGCTTCGCGTCCGGCCTGCAGAAGATGGGCGTGCAGCCCGGCGACCGCGTGTCCATCATGCTGCCGAACACCCCGCAGTTCGTGGTGGCCTTCTACGGCACGCTGCTCGCGGGCGCGGTCGCCGTGAACACCAGCCCGATGTACACGCCCAGCGAACTCGAGCACCAGCTGCAGGACAGCGGCAGCGAGACGCTGGTCATCTTCGACAGCTTCTACCCCCGCTACGCCGAGATCCAGAGCCGCGTGAACGTCAGGCGCGTGCTCGTGACCGGCGTGCAGGACGCCCTGAGCTTCCCCAAGAACCTGCTGTACCCCGTGAAGGCCAAACGTGAGGGCACCTGGGTGAACGTGCCCTTCGGCGAGCGGGTGCTGTCCATGCGCAAGGTCATCGCGTCGCAGACCCCCACGCCGCAGCCCGTCACCCTGAACGCCGACGACGTGGCGCTGCTCCAGTACACCGGCGGCACCACCGGCGTGCCCAAGGGCGCCATGCTCACGCACGGGAACCTCGTGTCCAACTGCGAGCAGGCCCGCTGCTGGATGACCGACCTGCGCGAAGGGCAGGAAACGACCCTGGCGTCCATTCCGTTCTTCCACGTGTACGGCATGACGGTCGCCATGAACCTCAGCGTCCTGATCGGCGCGACCATCGTCCTGATCCCCAACCCCCGCGACCTGCCCATGACCCTCAAGGCCGTGCAGCAGACCCGCGCGACCCTCTTCCCGGCCGTCCCCACGCTGTACAACGCCATCAACAACCACCCGGACACGCCCAAGTACGACCTGACCAGCATCCGCGCGTGCATCAGCGGCAGCGCGCCCCTGCTGATCGAGACGGCCCGCAAGTTCCGTGAGATCACGAACGGCGCGAACCTCGTCGAGGGCTACGGCCTGACCGAGGCGAGCCCCTGCACGCACACCAACCCCATCTACGGCGAGCAGCGCGAGGGCAGCATCGGCATTCCCTTCCCCGGCGTGCACGCCATCGTCGTCGGGGACGACGGGCAGATGGTCGCGCCCGGCGAGGTCGGCGAACTGTGGATCGCGGGCCCCATGATCATGAAAGGCTACTGGCAGAAACCCGACGAGACCGCCAAGACCCTCGTGCAGGCCCACGGCCTGACCTGGCTCATGACCGGCGATATGGCCACCATGGACCCCGACGGGTACTTCCGGATCGTGGACCGCAAGAAGGACCTGATCATCGCCGGGGGCTTCAACATCTACCCCCGCGAGGTCGAGGAAGCCCTGATCAGCCACCCGGCCGTGCTGGAAGCCGCCGCCGTCGGCCTGCCCGACGCGTACCGCGGCGAGAGCGTCCACGCCGTCGTCGCCCTGAAACCCGGCGCGACCGCCACCGAGGGCGACATCATCGCCCACTGCCGCGAGATCCTCAGCGCCTACAAGGTGCCCCGCAGCGTCGAATTCCGCGCGGAACTGCCCAAGACGGCCGCCATGAAGATCCTGCGCCGCCAGCTCGCGCAGGAAGCCCGCGACGCGCAGAAAGCCAAGAGTGCCTGA
- a CDS encoding nucleoside deaminase, with protein MSDDRPTPRLPDLDHAPYLRAALDLAREGQAAGSSPVGAVLVNHEGQIIARGRNRVGEAQTPEHVGNASVAHAEMDLYFQVGKLEDPHTLTLYTSLEPCLMCGGASALLGVGRIVWATDDPWGGSGRLIRWTDHPAMQDTQVVPTPEAHLEREGALLFAPEAKRAFPDEGWQLWRTRYPRETAPADQTDVEQP; from the coding sequence ATGAGCGACGACCGGCCCACCCCGCGCCTCCCGGACCTCGACCACGCCCCCTACCTGCGCGCGGCCCTCGACCTCGCCCGGGAGGGACAGGCGGCCGGCAGCTCCCCCGTCGGGGCCGTTCTCGTGAACCACGAGGGCCAGATCATCGCGCGGGGCCGCAACCGCGTCGGCGAAGCCCAGACCCCGGAGCACGTCGGGAACGCCAGCGTCGCCCACGCCGAGATGGACCTGTACTTCCAGGTCGGGAAGCTCGAAGATCCTCACACCCTGACCCTGTACACCAGCCTGGAACCCTGCCTGATGTGCGGGGGCGCCAGCGCCCTGCTGGGCGTCGGGCGGATCGTGTGGGCGACTGATGATCCCTGGGGCGGCTCGGGCCGCCTGATCAGGTGGACCGATCACCCCGCCATGCAGGACACCCAGGTCGTGCCCACCCCGGAAGCCCACCTGGAACGCGAGGGGGCGCTGCTCTTCGCGCCCGAGGCGAAACGTGCCTTCCCCGACGAGGGCTGGCAGCTGTGGCGCACCCGCTACCCCCGGGAGACCGCGCCTGCCGACCAGACCGACGTGGAACAGCCCTGA
- a CDS encoding ribokinase: MTVLVVGSVNADLTVRTPRIPAPGETVLGGDAVTSPGGKGANQAVAAARAGADVTLTGAVGQDAFREVALRGLHAAGVNLGGLHTLDAPTGLALITVSAHGENAITVASGANAHLTPTHLPSDLVGVTHLLLQQELPPEVTLHAARAARDAGIPVLLNAAPTRDLPGDLLRCVTHLIVNEHELAALRPEGTNLERQAHSLLERGLQAVTVTLGAQGSVTVTPGGTHRLPAYPVHPVDTTGAGDTFCGVLAARLAQGDPLPGALRAAGIAAALTCTRPGAQDAMPDWAEVQAILTPA; this comes from the coding sequence ATGACTGTCCTCGTCGTCGGCAGCGTCAACGCGGACCTCACCGTCCGCACCCCCCGCATTCCCGCCCCGGGTGAAACCGTCCTGGGTGGGGACGCCGTCACCTCGCCCGGCGGCAAGGGCGCCAATCAGGCGGTCGCGGCGGCCCGAGCCGGTGCCGACGTGACGCTGACCGGCGCGGTCGGCCAGGACGCCTTCCGCGAGGTGGCCCTGCGCGGCCTGCACGCGGCCGGCGTGAACCTGGGCGGCCTGCACACCCTGGACGCCCCCACCGGACTGGCCCTGATCACCGTGTCCGCGCACGGCGAGAACGCCATCACGGTCGCCAGCGGCGCGAACGCGCACCTGACCCCCACGCACCTGCCCAGTGACCTGGTCGGCGTGACCCACCTCCTGCTGCAACAGGAACTCCCGCCCGAAGTGACCCTGCACGCCGCCCGGGCGGCGCGTGACGCGGGCATCCCCGTCCTGCTGAATGCCGCCCCCACCCGCGACCTGCCCGGCGACCTGCTGCGCTGCGTCACGCACCTGATCGTGAACGAACATGAACTCGCTGCGCTGCGCCCCGAGGGCACCAACCTGGAACGGCAGGCCCACAGCCTCCTCGAACGCGGCCTGCAGGCCGTGACCGTCACGCTGGGCGCGCAGGGCAGCGTCACCGTCACCCCGGGCGGCACCCACCGCCTCCCCGCGTACCCAGTGCACCCCGTGGACACCACGGGCGCCGGCGATACCTTCTGCGGCGTCCTGGCCGCTCGACTCGCGCAGGGTGACCCGCTGCCCGGCGCGCTGCGGGCCGCCGGGATCGCCGCCGCGCTGACCTGCACCCGCCCCGGCGCGCAGGACGCCATGCCGGACTGGGCAGAGGTGCAGGCCATCCTCACGCCAGCCTGA